A segment of the Candidatus Coatesbacteria bacterium genome:
TCGAGGTCGAGGTCGTCGAGGACGGCCGCTCGGCGACCCGTGAGCTGTCCCTGGACGACGAGGCCGACCGTGAGCGGCTGGGCCGCTGGCTGGCCGCCGGCCGGATCGTCACCATGCACACCAAGGAGGCGACCCTGGAGGACGCCTTCGTCAAGCTGGTCGGCCAGCGACTCTAGGAGGTGAGCGGTATGCTGAACCGTATCTGGCAACTGACCCGGGCCGACCTGCGCCACATCGCCCAGAGCAACCTGATCTGGATCACCGTGGCCATGGTGGTGCTGGGCGTCGTTCTCGGCCACCTGCTGAGCTCCGGCGACGTCGAGGTCGTCGAGGGCCTCTACATCCACGACGCCAGCGGTGACGAGCTGGCCCGCCGACTCGATCCGGCCCTGGAGCGGGAAGGCTTCCGCCGGGTCGGCCTGACCGCCGACGGCCTGCCCGAGACGCCCCAGGAGAACCACTTCGCCTGGCTGCCCTCGGAGAAAGCCGTCGAGGAGGCCGTGCGCGCCGTCGACGTCGGCTTCGGCCTGATCATCGACAAACAAGACGGCCGCTACACCTTCCAGCATCTGATGCCCGACCTGCTGCCCGCGACCACCCAACGGCTGACCGCCCAAACGACGACTCCCTGGCTGAGGGAGCTGCTCGGCGGCCCCTCGGGGCTCACCGAGCCGCCCCGCGAGCTGCTGCCCGGTTACTCCTGGAGTGAAAAACCCCCGGCCGGGCGCGCGATCATCCCGCTGTTCGTCTTCGGCGAGGCCTTCATCATCGGCCTATGGTTCGGCGCCGTGCTGATGACCGGCGAAAAGAGCCGGGGGACCATCGACGCCCTGCGCACCAGCCCCGCCGGGATGGGGGAGATCCTGACCGCCAAGGCCCTGGCTCTGGCCCTCTTCGTCCTCGCCGAGGCCTTCGTCACCATCGTCGCCGTCTGGGGCGTCTTCCCCGGTCTGGGGTTGGCCCTGGTCAGCGCCGTGCTGATGTGCCTGAGCGCCGCCGGGCTGGCCTTCCTGTTGGCCGGGTTCTTCGAATCCCTCACCGGCTTCATCATGGTCGGCGCCCTGGCGACCTTCGTCATCAGCTTGCCCGTCAACTCCCTTTTCATCGCCAACTTCCCCGAGTTCGCCTTCCTGCCCACCCACCCCATGCTGCAGTTGTTGCGCGAGGCCTTCTTCCCCACGGCGCAAAGCGGCGTAGTCTGGCCCAACCTGGGCTACGCCGCGGCCTGGACCGCCGGGTTGCTGGCCGTCGGTGGCTTCGTCTACCGCCGCCTGCTCTGGGGGGTCTCGCTGGGGATCAGAGCCGGAAAGGAGGCCGCCTGATGCTCAAACGCCTGACGACCTCGCTGGGCCGCGAGTACAAGTACCTGTTTCGCAACCGGATGGTCCTGTTCGGCCTTTTCGGCCCCCTGTTGATGGTTTTCATCCTCCAACTGATCCTTCCCGCCGCCACCAGCTTCGAACTCGAGCTGGCCGTGAGGGAGGAACTGCCCGCGGCGGTCCGCGACGAACTGGCCGGCCTCGCCGAGCTGGTCGTCGCCGCCGACGTCGACGAACTCCACGCTATCACCGCCCGCTTCAGCGACACTCCGGGCGTCGTCCTGCGTGACGGCCGACTGACCCTGCTGCTCCAGGGCAACGAGGCCGACAACGTCGTCGAGGCGGCCGGCCGGGCCGTCGCCGTCGCCCAGGCGGTCCTCGATGGCCGACCGCCGCCCCAACCGGACATCACCGTCGTCGTCGACGAGGACAACGCCCTGGCCCGCTGGCGCGGCATCTTCGCCCGGACCTTCGCCCTGTTCGGCATCACCGTCGGCTCCCTGGCCGTCGGCTTCTCGCTGATGGAGGAGCGCCTCTGCGGGGTGACGGCGGCCCTGAGCGTCAGCCCGCTGCGCCGGGGCGAGTACCTGCTGGGCAAGACGCTGGCCGCCGGGCTGCTTTCCCTGGTCCTGCCCCCGCTGATCTATCTGCTGTTGGGCGTCGGGGCCGACTGGGGCGCCCTGCTGCTGGTCTCCGTCGTCGGCGTGACCGTCGGCGCCGGGATCGGGATGCTCCTCGGCCTGTACGCCGACTCGGAGATGCAACTGATGACCTACTTCAAGGCCCTGGCGGTCATCATCTTCCCGCCGATCGTCGCCGCCCTCGTCCCCGCGGCCTGGCATCCAACGATGTGGTGGCTGCCCACCTACTGGCTGGGCCGGGGCTACGCCGCCGCCGCGGCGGCGGACTGGAGCGCCCTGCTCCTCCCCCTGGGCGTCGCCCTGGCTTTGGGCCTCGGGCTGCTGCTCTTCGCCGCCGCCCGGCTGCGTCACCGGCTGGAAACGGGCTGAGCAATCGGCTCAACCGGACAAAAGAAGGCGGGGGATCCAACCCCCGCCTCGTTCCATTGCTGGAGGAAGGTTCATTTCCCCAGCCGGCTAGCGGGCTTCGAGCGGTGATCAACCGGCCGCGGGCCGCCGCCCTTCGTCTCGGCGTGAAAGATGCTTAGTCGACTACCCGGTGGATCAGATCCCGCGGTGTCGGTTTATCGTCGCCGATGCCGACGGACTCGGCGAAGGCCCGCGCGGCGGCGTCCAGACGCGCCGGCCGACTGGTCTGCAGCACGGCCAGGACTTGCCCCTCCTCGAGTCGCTCGCCGCGCTTGGCGAGGAGCCGCACACCGGCGGCGGGGTCCACCGCGTCGGCCACGGTGCGTCGGCCGGCACCCAGCAGCATCGTCAGACGCCCGATCCGCCGGGCGTCCAGGCGTCGCAGATAGCCGGAGCGCGGGGCCGCGATCTCCCGGCTGACCACCCCGGCGCTCTCCCGCTCGGTGAAGGCCTCCAGGTCGCCGCCCTGGGCGGTGATCATCCGGGCGAAGACCTCGCGGGCGGCGCCGTCGTCCAGGCGGGTCGTCGCCGACTCCCGGGCCGTGGTGATCGAGGCGGCCAGTCCGGCGCTTTTCAGCCCCCGGGCGGCCAGCTCCAGGGCCAACCCGCGCACGTCGGCGGGGCCGCGGCCCTCGAGAACGTCCAGGGCCTCCTCGACCTCGACGGCGTTACCCACGGCGTTACCCAGGGGCTGGTCCATGGAACTGAGCAGGCAGACGCAGCGACGGCCGCAGTCCCCACTGACCCGTACCAGCCGCCGGGCCAGCCGCTCGCAGGTCCGGCGGGAGCGGAAGAGCGCCCCGGCGCCCGTCTTGACGTCGATGACGAAGGCCTGCGCCCCGGCGGCCAGCTTCTTGCCCAGGATGCTGGCCACCACCAGGGGCGGCGAGTCGACGGTGGCCGTCACGTCGCGCAGGTGGTAGAGGGCGGCGTCGGCCGGGGCCAGTTCGGCGCTGTGCCCGGCGATGAAGCAGCCGTTGTCCCGCAGCAGACGGCCCAGCTCGGCGGGCTCGTAGTCCAGCCGCAAGCCGGGGATCGACTCCAGCTTGTCCAGGGTGCCCCCGGTGTGGCCCAGGGCCCGGCCGGACAGCTTGGGCACCGCTGCGCCGCAGGCCGCCAGCAGCGGCACGACGATCAGGGACAGCTTGTCGCCCACCCCGCCCGTCGAGTGCTTGTCCACCAACGGCCGCTCGATCCCCGGCCACTCCAGCCGCTCGCCGGAAGCGGCCACGGCCCGGGTCAGGGCCAGGACCTCGCGGTACTGCAGGCCGCGCAGGTAGGCGGCCATCAGCAGGGCGCTGAGCTGGTAGGCGGGCACCGGGGCGGTTTCGGGCTCGGCGGCCCAGTCGGCGGCGGCCGCCGCCACCCGGCGCCAGTCGTCGTCACGCAGGCTCTTGCCGTCGCGCTTGCGAGCGATCAGATCGGGAAAGTCCAAGCTCAACCCTCCGTCGCCGATTCCTCGGCGGTCTCAGGCGGTGTCGTTTCCATATCCCCGGCCCCGTCGCCGGTGCCGTCCTCCGTCGTCGCCTCGTCCGCCCCGTCGGTTTGCTCATCCTCGTCGGAGACGACGACGGGCGGCGGCGGGGGCTCGATCGAGACGCTGTGGCAAAGGTCGGCGAACTCGCCCTCCAGGGCCGCGGCCTCTCCGGCGTAGCAGTAGGCGCTGAACAGATGACAGGTTCCCTCGACCAGCACCAGGCAGACCTCGTTATGGGCCTGCGCCGTACCGCCGCCGAAGGTTTCCTTGTGATCCCGGTAGATCAGGGTGGCGGCGTGGTAGAGCCCCTGGAAGCCCAGTTGTTGACGGACGAAGGTCGGCTCCTCGACCCGCTCGGCGATCAGGTCGCGCAGATCTTCGAGCAGCGTCGGCCCGGGGTCGCGACCCAGGGCCAGGGCCCGCGCCGTGGCCGGAGGCGCCTGGGGCAGCTCGTAGATCTCCAGGTAGGCGATCTCGTCGGCCCGGCCCGCTCCGGTCACCCGGGCGAAAAAGACCCGTCCACCGTAGGACAGGTTGCGCCAGAGAGCGTTGGGCGTGGTCAGGGTATAGGGGCCGATCCGCCAGGTTTTGCCCGGACCGGCGACGGCCGCGTCCGCGGTGTCCTCCTCCTCCGTCGTGCGCACGGTGGGACCCGCCTGGTCTTCCCGGCCGCCGTTCTCCCCGCCGCAA
Coding sequences within it:
- a CDS encoding ABC transporter permease subunit; this translates as MLNRIWQLTRADLRHIAQSNLIWITVAMVVLGVVLGHLLSSGDVEVVEGLYIHDASGDELARRLDPALEREGFRRVGLTADGLPETPQENHFAWLPSEKAVEEAVRAVDVGFGLIIDKQDGRYTFQHLMPDLLPATTQRLTAQTTTPWLRELLGGPSGLTEPPRELLPGYSWSEKPPAGRAIIPLFVFGEAFIIGLWFGAVLMTGEKSRGTIDALRTSPAGMGEILTAKALALALFVLAEAFVTIVAVWGVFPGLGLALVSAVLMCLSAAGLAFLLAGFFESLTGFIMVGALATFVISLPVNSLFIANFPEFAFLPTHPMLQLLREAFFPTAQSGVVWPNLGYAAAWTAGLLAVGGFVYRRLLWGVSLGIRAGKEAA
- a CDS encoding thymidine phosphorylase; this encodes MGDGGLSLDFPDLIARKRDGKSLRDDDWRRVAAAAADWAAEPETAPVPAYQLSALLMAAYLRGLQYREVLALTRAVAASGERLEWPGIERPLVDKHSTGGVGDKLSLIVVPLLAACGAAVPKLSGRALGHTGGTLDKLESIPGLRLDYEPAELGRLLRDNGCFIAGHSAELAPADAALYHLRDVTATVDSPPLVVASILGKKLAAGAQAFVIDVKTGAGALFRSRRTCERLARRLVRVSGDCGRRCVCLLSSMDQPLGNAVGNAVEVEEALDVLEGRGPADVRGLALELAARGLKSAGLAASITTARESATTRLDDGAAREVFARMITAQGGDLEAFTERESAGVVSREIAAPRSGYLRRLDARRIGRLTMLLGAGRRTVADAVDPAAGVRLLAKRGERLEEGQVLAVLQTSRPARLDAAARAFAESVGIGDDKPTPRDLIHRVVD